The following proteins are co-located in the Paenibacillus sp. JNUCC32 genome:
- a CDS encoding AraC family transcriptional regulator has translation MMKPTYSVASNPAQQGGGWLHVRFAGESQTLPEHALGPKIFDHYLLHIIESGHGVFRTETDRYQLGPGDCFLIHPGQIVSYVSDASQPWRYRWVAFDGEHADEEISRLGLTPEKPVLHLVENNPIPGYVSLIQGHFQSREESSHMAAIGYLHLIWAEIMNQSDRPSRLTLSEPQVQRTVKQMISYMASQYAHPVSIEQMCTSLGYNRAYLSRIFKQETGMTPITYLLKLRIDQSKRLLRERPDLSIEQVSASVGLTDPLYFSRQFKRLVGRSPSRYRKDIISSSALT, from the coding sequence ATGATGAAACCAACCTATTCTGTTGCTTCCAATCCAGCACAGCAAGGCGGCGGCTGGCTCCACGTGCGATTCGCCGGCGAGAGCCAGACCCTTCCGGAGCATGCGTTGGGGCCCAAAATATTCGATCATTACCTCTTGCACATCATCGAATCGGGCCATGGCGTATTTCGGACCGAAACCGACAGATACCAGCTCGGGCCCGGCGATTGCTTCCTGATTCATCCCGGCCAGATTGTCAGCTATGTATCCGATGCGAGCCAGCCGTGGCGTTACCGCTGGGTCGCCTTTGACGGAGAACACGCCGATGAAGAGATATCCCGTTTGGGGCTCACGCCCGAAAAGCCTGTCCTCCACCTTGTAGAGAACAACCCCATTCCCGGCTATGTATCCCTCATCCAGGGCCATTTTCAATCAAGGGAAGAAAGCTCTCACATGGCCGCCATCGGTTACCTGCATTTAATCTGGGCCGAGATCATGAATCAGAGCGACCGGCCGTCCCGATTGACGCTGTCAGAACCCCAGGTTCAGCGCACGGTGAAGCAGATGATCAGTTACATGGCTTCCCAATACGCTCATCCCGTCTCGATCGAACAGATGTGTACGAGCCTAGGCTACAACCGCGCATACCTGTCACGGATCTTCAAGCAGGAAACGGGCATGACTCCGATCACGTATCTGCTTAAATTAAGAATCGACCAATCCAAACGGCTGCTGCGCGAACGTCCCGATTTGTCCATCGAGCAGGTTTCCGCATCGGTCGGACTGACCGATCCGCTCTATTTCTCGCGCCAATTCAAGCGGCTCGTCGGCCGATCCCCGTCGCGGTACCGCAAGGACATCATCTCTTCATCCGCGCTTACTTAA